A genomic window from Nicotiana sylvestris chromosome 11, ASM39365v2, whole genome shotgun sequence includes:
- the LOC104248900 gene encoding probable UDP-arabinopyranose mutase 2: MATPTPLLKDELDIVIPTIRNLDFLEMWRPFFQSYHLIIVQDGDPSKTIHVPEGFDYELYNRNDINRILGPKASCISFKDSACRCFGYMVSKKKYIYTIDDDCFVAKDPSGKDINALEQHIKNLLCPSTPHFFNTLYDPYREGADFVRGYPFSMREGAATAVSHGLWLNIPDYDAPTQLVKPRERNTRYVDAVMTIPKGTLFPMCGMNLAFNRELIGPAMYFGLMGDGQPIGRYDDMWAGWCTKVICDHLGLGIKTGLPYIWHSKASNPFVNLKKEYKGIYWQEEIIPFFQAVTLPKECTTVQQCYIELAKQVKEKLSNIDPYFTKLAEAMATWIEAWDELNPTGENLAKLSISNDKAK, from the exons ATGGCCACCCCAACACCATTGTTGAAAGATGAGCTTGATATAGTGATACCCACAATCAGGAATCTTGACTTCCTTGAGATGTGGAGACCCTTTTTTCAATCATACCATTTAATCATTGTACAAGATGGTGACCCTTCTAAGACCATTCATGTCCCTGAAGGATTTGATTATGAGCTTTATAATAGGAATGATATTAACAGGATTCTTGGTCCTAAGGCTTCTTGCATCTCTTTTAAGGACTCTGCTTGTCGCTGCTTTGGTTACATGGTTTCCAAGAAGAAGTATATCTACACCATTGATGATGATTGCTTT GTAGCCAAAGACCCATCTGGCAAAGATATCAATGCACTCGAACAGCACATTAAGAACCTTCTTTGTCCATCTACCCCGCATTTCTTCAACACTCTGTATGATCCATACAGAGAGGGTGCAGATTTCGTTCGTGGATATCCTTTCAGTATGCGTGAAGGGGCTGCCACAGCTGTTTCTCATGGGCTTTGGCTCAACATCCCTGATTATGATGCACCCACACAACTTGTTAAGCCTCGTGAAAGGAACACCAG GTATGTAGATGCAGTTATGACCATTCCCAAAGGCACTTTATTTCCCATGTGTGGAATGAATTTGGCATTCAACCGTGAGCTGATTGGACCTGCAATGTACTTTGGGCTCATGGGTGATGGTCAGCCAATTGGTCGTTACGACGATATGTGGGCTGGCTGGTGTACCAAG GTGATATGTGACCATTTGGGCCTAGGAATCAAGACTGGTCTTCCCTACATTTGGCATAGCAAAGCAAGCAACCCTTTTGTCAACCTGAAAAAGGAGTACAAAGGCATCTATTGGCAAGAAGAGATCATCCCGTTTTTCCAAGCTGTAACCCTTCCTAAAGAGTGCACAACTGTCCAGCAGTGCTACATCGAGCTCGCGAAACAGGTCAAGGAGAAACTTTCCAACATAGATCCCTATTTCACAAAGCTAGCAGAAGCCATGGCCACTTGGATCGAAGCCTGGGATGAGCTCAACCCTACTGGGGAAAACTTGGCTAAGCTATCCATCTCGAATGACAAGGCAAAGTAG